Genomic segment of Synechococcus sp. A18-25c:
GATCAGCCAAGGCCTGCAGGAAGCCTTCATCAACACGCTCAAGATGGAGCCCCACTACGGCGGATGGATGCATGGCCGCACCCACGGCTTCCTCCCGATCGAAAGCGGTGCCATCGCCCATGACATCAATCACCTGACCGTTCTCGGCTGGGATCAAAACCAGCCATTCATGAACGACACCTTCGATTGGCCGCAGTGGCCGGCACTGGAAGTGAGCGACAACACGGTGATCAATTACTTCCAGAGCATGGTTGCCCTGGGAGCCCCGCTCGAAAGCAACCTCGATGATCTGGGCACCGGCGCACCTACACCACCAACCCAACCTGAACCTGACAGCCCCCCACCAATCGAGGACAGCGACAGCGAGGTCAGCGAGGACGAGCCCTGGGAGGACAGCAATCCTGAATCCACAACCAATCCAGACCCAGTCACTGGGGTGGATGTGCAAGTGGGAGGTCAACTGTGGTGGGGAGGACTGACCGCATCCCTGGTCGTGACCAACACCAGCGATCAAACCGTGGAGAATTGGGGGGTGCAGTTCAACAGTGACCATCGCTTCAGTGGCGAAGCCTGGGGTGTGAGCGTGGACACTCAAGCCTTGGACGGTGGCGGATACCGCTACGAAATCTCAGGCCTTGACTGGGGACAGACCCTGGCGGCTGGCCAGACGATTCATGTGGGATTCAACGCGCTTACGGGGATCACCGACAACGTCAACATCCCCCTCACCGAAGCCCTGTTGGTCGCCGACGGCAGTGCCGTGATGTTGGTCTGAGGTCTTCACAGTCGTCCGTTGCATGCCGGGAACTGGACTGAGTGACCAGCCGGGGATCCAGCATGCAACCGCTGGCCCCGTGGATGCAATCTGATTTGCCAACCCGCCCGACGCCTTGAATCGCAAAGGCGTTCAGTCAGCACCTGCGAGTCAGCCTCACGCAGCGCGACGCCTGAGCACTGAGAGGAGTTTCTCCATCACCGGCGGGACTGGAGCTTCGAACAGCATCCGTTCGCGCGTGATCGGGTGATCCAGCCCCAGCTGAAACGCATGGAGGGCCTGCCCAGGCAGCTCGATGGGCAATTTGCGGCAACGGCTGTAGGTGGGATCCCCCACCACCGGATGGTTCATGTGCGCGCAATGCACGCGGATCTGATGGGTGCGGCCGGTGTCGAGCTTGAAACGCAGCAGGGAGTAATCGCCGAGTCGCTCCTGCAACCTCCAATGCGTGCAGGCATGACGCCCGTTCTCACCACTGACGACCGCATATTTTTTGCGATCAGCAGGGTGGCGACCGATCGCACCCACGATCGTGCCGCTGTCTCCTGCGGGCACCCCATGCACCACCGCCAGATAGTCACGGGAAGCGATGCGCTTCTGAATCTGCACCTGCAGCCTCACCAGCGCTTCCTGAGACTTCGCGATCACGATGCAGCCCGTGGTGTCTTTATCCAGACGGTGCACAATCCCCGGCCGGAGCTTGCCGCTGATCCCGGGTAGGTCCGGGCAGTGATGCAACAGACCGTTCACCAGGGTGCCGTCCTTGTTGCCAGGCGCTGGATGCACCGTGAGACCTGCCGGCTTGTTAATCACGATGAGGTGCTCATCCTCAAAGAGCACATCCAGCTCCATCGGCTCTGGTTTCAGATAAGGCAGCGGCTCCGGTGGAGGCATCCACAGCTGCACTTCATCACCGGTGCGCAGTGGCGTCTTGGCCTTGCCGGTCTTGCCGTTCACCCGCACGTAACCGGCATCGATGAATTTCTGGATCCGAGCACGACTCTGCTCCGAGCGCTGACTGACAAGCCATCGGTCCAATCGCATCGGCAGGGGCTTGGGGTACGTGAGGCTCACAAGCTCGCCGTCTCCCTCCCCGAATCCATCGGTGAATGATTCCTCAGGCAGAGGCGGCCGTCGCCAGGCCGGGCTCATGCCGGCAACTCCAGGGCGATGCTGCCCAGAGCCGATTTGCGGAAGTCATCCAGCAGCCGCTGCGCCATCCGCGCCGTATCGGAAGAGGTGTGGCGCTCCGCCACAGCCTCGAGCCAGAGGGCCGGATCATCTGTCGCTCCGGCCAGAGCTGTGCCGTAGCGGCTTTCGAGCACCGAGAGGGCCACTCCAGATGCACCCGCCGGCTCCAGCGCTCTGAGTTGACGCAGAAAAGCCTGCGCCACCAGCTCACCGTCATAGGCCGCCTGACCGATGTCATCGCACAGGGCGAGATGAAGTGCCGCCTGCTGATCATCCAGACGCGGAGGCAACACACCCGGTGCATCCAGCAGGTCGAGATCTTGGCCAAGACGCACCCAGCGCAGCGTGCGCGTCACCCCGGCGCGTCGAGCACTAGCCACCACCTTCTGCTTCACCAACCGATTGATCAAGGCCGACTTGCCCACATTGGGAAATCCCAGGGTGAGCGCCCGCACCGGCCTAGGGCGCATGCCGCGGTTGCGCCGCCGTTCGTTGAGTTGGTCACCGGCGCGGATCGCGGCTTGCTGCACCTGCTTGACTCCCGTTCCGGCTTTGGCATCGCACCACACCGTGCGTTGCCCCTTGGCCTTGAACCAGGCCTCCCAAGCCAGGCGAGCATCAGCGGTCACCATGTCACGACGGTTAATCACCAGCAGGTGCTGCTTGCCCTTGATCCAACGACTGAGGTGGGGGTGTCCGGTGGCCAGAGGGATGCGCGCATCCCTCACCTCGATCACCAAATCCACCTTGTCGAGATTGCGGCGCAACTGCTGTTCCGCCTTGGCGATGTGACCCGGATACCACTGAATCGGCGGAGAACTCACGGCACCACCAACACGGGGCAGGGCGCAAGCTGAATCACCCGCGCTGCAGTGCTGCCGGCTTCGGCTTCAAGCTTCACGCCACGCGTCCCCATCACGATCACATCCACATTCAACTCATCGGCCACATCGCAGATCACAAAGGCTGGCTTGCCCTCACGCTCCACCTCGTCGCAAGCCACCCCTGCCTGTTCAAAACGCTCTCGCGTCTGCGACAACAACGCCGCCACTGCCTCGTGGTCGTGCATCTCAGGACGTTCGGGCTGCACCACCGAAAGCAGCACCAGCCGGCTGCTGTGACTGCGAGCCAGCTCCAACGCCTTGCCTGCTGTCTCCAGAGCCTGACGGCTCTGGTCAATGGGAAACAAAACAGTCTCGAACATGTGCAAGTCCTACGGCCAACGCCCCTGCTGTCAGTCCTAGCTCCGGGACTGCAGAACTCGTATTAATCTCTCCCCGTTTTCTTACCGCACGACACAACCCTATGGCGAAGCGTTCCCTGGCCAGCCTCTCCGGCGCCGACCTCAGCGGAAAGCGTGTTCTCGTGCGGGTTGACTTCAACGTGCCCCTGAATGACGCCGGTGCGATCACGGACGACACTCGTATCCGCGCCGCCCTTCCCACCATCAATGACCTGATTGGCAAGGGTGCCAAGGTGATCCTCTCCGCCCACTTCGGCCGCCCCAAGGGCCAGGTGAACGACGCCATGCGCCTCACCCCCGTGGCCGCTCGTCTTAGCGAACTGCTGGGCAAGCCCGTAGCCAAAACCGAGAGCTGCATCGGCCCCGACGCCGAAGCCAAGGTCGGCGCCATGGCCAACGGCGACGTGGTGCTGCTGGAGAACGTGCGCTTTTTCGCCGAAGAGGAGAAGAACGAAGCCGGTTTCGCTGAAAAATTGGCAGGCCTTGCTGAGGTGTATGTGAACGACGCCTTCGGCGCCGCCCACCGCGCCCACGCCTCCACCGAGGGGGTGACCAAGTTTCTCAAGCCCTCCGTCGGCGGTTTCCTGATGGAGAAAGAGCTTCAGTATCTACAGGGAGCCATCGACGCTCCCAAGCGCCCTCTGGCCGCCATCGTGGGCGGCTCCAAGGTGAGCTCCAAGATCGGCGTGCTCGAAGCGCTGATGGACAAGTGCGACAAGATCCTTGTCGGCGGCGGCATGATCTTCACTTTCTACAAGGCCCGCGGCCTGGCGGTCGGCAAGAGTCTGGTGGAAGAGGACAAGCTGGAGCTGGCCAAGGAGCTGGAGGCCAAGGCCAAAGCCAAAGGTGTGGAACTGCTGCTGCCCACCGATGTGGTGCTCGCCGATAACTTCGCGCCCGATGCCAATAGCCAGACTGCGCCTGTGACGGCCATTCCCGACGGCTGGATGGGACTCGACATCGGCCCCGATTCGATCAAGGTGTTCCAGGACGCCCTGGCCGACTGTCAGACCGTGATCTGGAACGGCCCCATGGGTGTGTTCGAATTCGACAAATTCGCCGCCGGCACCAACGCCATCGCCACCACCCTGGCCGATCTGAGCGCGAAGGGCTGCTGCACAATCATCGGCGGTGGTGACTCCGTCGCAGCTGTCGAGAAGGCTGGCCTAGCCGAGAAGATGTCGCACATCTCCACTGGCGGTGGCGCCAGCCTCGAGCTGCTGGAAGGCAAGGTGCTGCCCGGTGTGGCCGCCCTCGACGCCGCCTGATCCCAAGCCAAAACGCGGTGTTAAACCGCCCGCATCCTGCACCAATCCAGCCGCTCCTTTCGGGGCGGCTTTTTGTTGAGCGATCTCGCGTTGGTCAAGCCTTGAACAACAGGCCGAAAACACCTCCCGCAGCTCACAGCGGAGTCACCCAACGACCGTTGAACTGGCCAGCTGATCGCCCCCGAGCGATCCCTGAAAACGGCGTGATCGACGTTCCGGCAACAATGGCAGACCCAGACGACGGCGTTCAGCATTCACCACCTGCTGTCCCTCTTGGAACAGGCGGCGCAAGGCTTGCCGTTGCTCCTGCTTGCAAGCCCGGAAGGCATCTGTCGAACGCGCACGCTCCGTGCAATCCCGTCCCGTATTGAGCAAAGCCAAGCGTCGGTCATAGCTGTCAAGCTCCCACCGTCGACGGGCCTCAAACAACTGCTGCTTCTGCGCGTCGGTGATCGTCTCTTCGCGTTGCCCGGCCACCGAATCGGCAGGCCCCATGCCCTGATGCAGCGTGGCCGCCGCGAACGCCACACAAGGAATCAGCAGCGCCTTACGCCAGCGATGGGTGAGCACCATGAAAAGCCCATGACGAGAACACCCTCAGATTGCTGCTGTCAACCAGCTCAGATCTGACTAATCCGCACGCGAGATGTGACGGAATCCGACCCACAAACCGCCAGGATCAATCGCAGATGGCCTTGACCCATGCCCGCCTCTGACCTGACGCCACCGGCCTCCCTGGCCTGCATCGGCCTGGGGGCGCTGGGACTGCCCATAACGGCAAACCTGCAGGCCGCCGGCTACACCCTGCGCGTTCACACCCGCAGCCGTACTGCCGAGACTGATTCATCCCTGGTTGGCGCCACACGTGCCTGCACCCCCGCTGCAGCCGTGCTCGGCTGCAAAGCGCTGTTGCTCTGCGTCAGTGACGATGCCGCAGTTGAGTCGGTGCTGTGGGGTGAACAGGGCGCGGGGCCGGCACTAACGCCCGGGAGCCTCGTGATCGACTGCTCGACCATCAGCCCTGCCACCGCCCGAGCGATGGCTGATCGACTCGCCAAGCAGGGTGTTCAGTTCATCGATGCCCCGGTGACCGGCGGAACCGAAGGAGCGCATGCTGGCCAGCTCACCGTTCTGTGCGGCGGCGACGTCAGCGATCTGGAGCGCGCCCGGCCGGTGCTGGAGGTGATCGGGGGGTCTATCCACCATTTCGGAGCGGTGGGCAGCGGACAGCAGGTGAAGGCCATCAACCAAGTGCTGGTGGCTGGCAGCTATGCGGCTGTGGCGGAAGCGATCGCTTTGGGGCAGCACCTGCAACTGCCAATGCCCGCCGTCGTTGAGGCCCTCCGCCATGGGGCCGCAGGCTCCTGGGCCCTTGAGCATCGCTCGAGCGCGATGCTCAACGACCACTACCCGCTGGGCTTCAAGTTGGCACTGCACCACAAGGATCTGAGCATTGCCCTGGAGGAGGCAGAGCAAGCCGGGCTGCATTTACCGATCACCCAAGCCGTGCAAGTACAGGAGCAAGCGTTGATGCAGGCCGGTTTCAAAGACGCGGATGTGTCGGTGCTGCGCCGCAGCCTGCCTGAGGTGTGAGCCAACGCGCCAACGGCTGCACTTCAACGAGCCATCACAGAACGCGTGGGTTACTGGCGATCGTCGACCACTTGAACCTGTTTGCTCACGGTGATCACGCCATCGGGATGCACGAGCAGGGCAGCCCAGGTTTGAACGCCAGGTTGAAACGGAGCCTGCACCGACTTGAACAGGCCACCACCACCCAAGGGAGCCAACTGGATGATCGGGCTCTTCTGCGCGAGAACCTGCTCCGGACTCACCGCCGTGAGGCCCCCAGCCAGGAGAGCCTTGCCGAGGGGCTGATCAAGCACCACATCGACGTCGTAACGCGAGCCGGTCAGCACCGTGTCGGGAATCATCAACGAGATCGGCAGCGGCTTCTCGGCGCTGGTCAGCACCGATTGGTCACTCAACACCTCCTGCCCCGTGATCAGCCCGGCAGCGGTGGAGAACGCCAGGCGCTGATGGGCGCTGAAGGAGTAGCTGAGTCCATCCTGTTGACGCGTGCCCGTGACCGCCAGCTTCACGGTGGGTCTGCCATCCGCCGTGGCATCCCCTGGCCTGACCCGCCATCGGGTGACCGGGAACCGGCTGCTGAAACGCTGGAAGCTGTCGAGCAGCGTCGCCGCCTGCTCCGGATCCATCAATACCGACAACGCTTCGACGTTGTCATCGGCATTAAGAGCCTGCTGCAGTTGCGTGCTGAGCGCTGCCGCATCGGCAGTTGCCGACCGGGCGGGCTGGCCGAGCAGCAGGGATGCACCGGCCAGCACCGCAGCCCTCGAAATCCAGGACGCCAGTGAGGCTCGCGAACGCGGAACCATGGAACAGCCTCTGCAGTCGAACTAAGTTAGGCGGCGCTTCCAAGGTCCGCCGCCATGCCCCGGCTTCTGATCGCCGCCAGTGGCACCGGCGGACACCTGTTTCCCGCCCTGTCCGTGGCCGAAGCCCTGCCCAGCCCATGGAGCGTGCGCTGGCTAGGTGTTCCGGATCGGCTGGAAACAGAACTCGTGCCTGATCGCTACGACCTGGTGACCGTGAAAGCCGGCGGGCTCCAGGGTCGGGGCTTGCGCAAGTTGCTTCAACTGATTCGGCTGCTGGCAGCTAGCCGCGATGTGTGTCGCCTGATTCGCCGCGAACACATTGATGTGGTGTTCACCACCGGGGGTTACATCGCCGCGCCCGCGATCCTCGGGGCGCGCTGGTGCGGTGTGCCCGTGGTGCTGCATGAATCCAATGCCATTCCGGGCCGAGTGACCCGCTTGCTGGGACGCCACAGCACCCGAGTCGCCGTCGGGCTCGAGGGGGCCGTTCAACGAATTCCAGGCTGCACAGCCGTGGTCACGGGCACTCCGGTGCGGGAGAGTTTTCTGCGTCCCCAGCCCTTGCCGGACTGGGTGCCAAAGGGAGACGGGCCCCTGTTGGTGGTGATGGGCGGCAGCCAAGGGGCTCTCGGCCTCAATCGCATGGTGCGGGTGCTGCTGCCGGAGCTGCTCAGCCAGGGCTGCCGAGTGGTGCATCTCACGGGCAGCAACGACCCGGATGTGAACAGCATCGAGCATCCCGGCCTGGCAGAACACCCCTTCAGCGATGCGATCCCGGCCTTGCTGCAACACGCGGATCTTGCCATCAGTCGTGCCGGTGCCGGCAGCCTGAGCGAACTGGCAGTGAGCGGAACCCCCACAATTTTGGTGCCCTTCCCCCAGGCCGCCGATCGCCATCAGGATGCCAACGCCGCCTGCGCGGCTGCACTCGGCGCAGCTGTAATCGTGCACCAACACGACCCCGACCACCCCGCGCTGCGCGCAACCTTGCGACGCCTCCTCCGCTCAAGGTTGCGTGACGCTGCAGCCGTTGCGGATCCAGCACCAACCATGGACCCCCTCCCGGCCATGGCCTCCGCCATGCGGGCCTTGGCGGTGAAGGATGCCGATCACCAACTGGCGGATCTGCTGCAAACCCTGGCGGCCTGAAACCAGGCCTCAACTGAGCTCCGCCGCCAAAGCCCGAAGAATGCGCCGGTTGCCGCGGCGATTTTGCAGACCAATACGCAGCCATCGCTCCCCGAGTCCTTCAAAGGATCGGCAGTCGCGCAAGAGCACTCCACGACGGGCAACACGCTCCCGCAGCTTCACCAATGAGGCATCACTACGGATCAAGAAAAAGTTGGTGCTGGAGGGCATCGGGGTGATTTCTGGCAACTGCATCAGTTGCTGCTGCAACCAAGCGCCTTCGTCCGCAACCCAGGTTTCCACACGCCGCGTCCAGCGACTCAGCCCCACCCGATCGGCGATGACGGCCTGCCCAGCAGCCAACGCCAGGCCATTCACTGGCCATGGATCGCGCCAGCGCTGCCAGCGCTGCACACGATCCGCAGCAGCCACGGCATAACCGAGCCGCAAGCCAGCCACGGCCAACAACTTCGTGAGACTTCGGATCACCACCAGATTGGGATGGGTGGCCACCAAGGGCAGCAGCGATTGCCGCTCGCCACCAGGGACCAGAGGGAGGAAGGCTTCATCGCAGATCACCAGGGGATAGCGATCCAGCAAGCACTCCAACGACGACCGGCTCCAGAGCTGCCCCGTGGGGTTGTGAGGATTGGTGAGCCAGAGCGTGCCCACACGGCTTTCAGGATCCAACGGGGTAGGGAAGGCCTCGGGTCCAGAGCCCGCCCAGTCGAGAGGGAGGGGCAAGGAGCAAACCCCTGCGTCCCAGCAGGACAGAGCACGGCGGTAATCGGCAAATCCCGGCTGGGGGAGACCGCTGAGCCCATGCGCCGCTGCATCCCTTGCGGCCCACGTGAACAGCTCCGCTGCTCCATTGCCCGGCAACACGCACGCGACATCCACGCCATGCCAATCAGCGATGGCCTGACGCAACGCAATCTGACTGCGGTCGGGGTAGTCACGCAATGCAGTGCCGGCGATCGCGAGCCGCAATGCCGCGCGCATCACACGAGGCGGCTGAAAAGGCACTAACGATGCACTGGCATCCAGCAGCTGATCCGATCGAATGCCCAGGCGTTTGGCCTCCTGAGTGAGGTTGCCCCCATGCGGTGGAAAGCCGCTGCCCAAGATCAATCCAGCCGACAGGTCTCCATCCTGCCCAGCGACGCTCGACGCAAGCCGCCGGGACCGATACAACCCAAGGGATCACTGAGCTGCTGTTGATGCCAGCCCAGCACGAGACGCCGCTCCGGATCAAAACCATCCGGATCAAGACTTTCCGGATCAAGACCATGGGGGCATCGCTGTTGCTTGGCGGACTGCTCGGTTTTGGAGCAGGGGCCGCTCATTCCAATGAAGCGCTGCTTCAACTCCTGCAGGAACGACGCTGTCAGGGATGCCGGCTCGCCGATGTGGACCTCGTTCACGCCGACTTGCGCGATGCCGATCTGGGCGAAGCCCGGCTGATGCGCGCCAACCTCAGCCAGGCCCAGCTGGACGGCGCTGATCTCAATGGCGCTGACCTCAGCTTCACCAGCCTGCGCGGTGCATCACTGCGCGGAGCGGATTTGAGAGGGAGCAAGCTCTTCGGCACGGATCTGAGAGACGCCGATCTCAGCGGTGCCCAGCTCGACCCGGACGCCCTGGAGCAGGCGCATTGGCAAGGAGCCCAGGGGATTGCAGCAGGAAGCCGCAGCCATGCGGCGTTGCACAACGCAGGCGTGGAAGCGTTTTTAGCCGGAAACTGGTCATCGGCAGAAACGTTGTTCAGCGATGCCATCCGCAGCCAACCGCAAGAACCTTTGAGCTGGGTGGCCCGTGGCATCAGCCGCAGCGAACAGGCCAAAGACGACCTGGCCGCCGCCGATTTCAACTACGCCGCTGCGCTGTATCAACAACAGGGAAGCGCAGCCTGGGCTGATCAGCTCAAGGCGGCAGCTGATGCCATCAGCGAGCGCCGATACGAAAACAACGCAACGGAGGAAGGGAGCGGCGTCGGCAGTCAACTGCTGGGAGGCGCTATCTCAGGGCTTCGCATGATCGCGCCGCTTGCCGCCAAAGCCTTCATGCCATTCGGATTAGGGCTTTAACCGACAGAACCGGTCAGTAGCCACTCATTACCTGGCGAGTCGCTGGAAGCGTTGGTCTGTAGCCATAGCCATAGGTTCCACCCTGGGTGTCGTCGATGATGCGTGGTGTCACCAGAATCACCAACTCCCGCTTGGCTCGGCTTCCCTGGGAAGAACGGAAAAATTGGCCGATGAAAGGGAGATCTCCGAGGATGGGCCATTTGGTCACAGCCTGCACATCTGCGTCCGAAATTACGCCCGTTAAAATTAACGTTTGCCCATCGCGTACACGTATTTTTCCGGTGTCAAGAGAGCGACTGCTAATTATATTGATATTTCCACATCGCTCAACAAAATCCACATCAATAGCAGCCGATATCTGTGGCGACAGGGAGAAAGTCACGAAGCCATTATCATCAATTTTATCAACTCTGGCACCAAAAGTGAGGCCTGCATTCGTTAATTCAGGCTCGCAAAAAATACTGCCATTTTCGCCCTCTCTGACATTATATGACGTCACAAGACGCTCTCCGACAGAGACCAACGCTTCATTCACCCGTTCTCGGCCAACCAATCCATCC
This window contains:
- a CDS encoding histidinol-phosphate transaminase, whose amino-acid sequence is MGSGFPPHGGNLTQEAKRLGIRSDQLLDASASLVPFQPPRVMRAALRLAIAGTALRDYPDRSQIALRQAIADWHGVDVACVLPGNGAAELFTWAARDAAAHGLSGLPQPGFADYRRALSCWDAGVCSLPLPLDWAGSGPEAFPTPLDPESRVGTLWLTNPHNPTGQLWSRSSLECLLDRYPLVICDEAFLPLVPGGERQSLLPLVATHPNLVVIRSLTKLLAVAGLRLGYAVAAADRVQRWQRWRDPWPVNGLALAAGQAVIADRVGLSRWTRRVETWVADEGAWLQQQLMQLPEITPMPSSTNFFLIRSDASLVKLRERVARRGVLLRDCRSFEGLGERWLRIGLQNRRGNRRILRALAAELS
- a CDS encoding pentapeptide repeat-containing protein translates to MPAQHETPLRIKTIRIKTFRIKTMGASLLLGGLLGFGAGAAHSNEALLQLLQERRCQGCRLADVDLVHADLRDADLGEARLMRANLSQAQLDGADLNGADLSFTSLRGASLRGADLRGSKLFGTDLRDADLSGAQLDPDALEQAHWQGAQGIAAGSRSHAALHNAGVEAFLAGNWSSAETLFSDAIRSQPQEPLSWVARGISRSEQAKDDLAAADFNYAAALYQQQGSAAWADQLKAAADAISERRYENNATEEGSGVGSQLLGGAISGLRMIAPLAAKAFMPFGLGL
- the pgk gene encoding phosphoglycerate kinase, whose amino-acid sequence is MAKRSLASLSGADLSGKRVLVRVDFNVPLNDAGAITDDTRIRAALPTINDLIGKGAKVILSAHFGRPKGQVNDAMRLTPVAARLSELLGKPVAKTESCIGPDAEAKVGAMANGDVVLLENVRFFAEEEKNEAGFAEKLAGLAEVYVNDAFGAAHRAHASTEGVTKFLKPSVGGFLMEKELQYLQGAIDAPKRPLAAIVGGSKVSSKIGVLEALMDKCDKILVGGGMIFTFYKARGLAVGKSLVEEDKLELAKELEAKAKAKGVELLLPTDVVLADNFAPDANSQTAPVTAIPDGWMGLDIGPDSIKVFQDALADCQTVIWNGPMGVFEFDKFAAGTNAIATTLADLSAKGCCTIIGGGDSVAAVEKAGLAEKMSHISTGGGASLELLEGKVLPGVAALDAA
- a CDS encoding glycosyltransferase, with the protein product MPRLLIAASGTGGHLFPALSVAEALPSPWSVRWLGVPDRLETELVPDRYDLVTVKAGGLQGRGLRKLLQLIRLLAASRDVCRLIRREHIDVVFTTGGYIAAPAILGARWCGVPVVLHESNAIPGRVTRLLGRHSTRVAVGLEGAVQRIPGCTAVVTGTPVRESFLRPQPLPDWVPKGDGPLLVVMGGSQGALGLNRMVRVLLPELLSQGCRVVHLTGSNDPDVNSIEHPGLAEHPFSDAIPALLQHADLAISRAGAGSLSELAVSGTPTILVPFPQAADRHQDANAACAAALGAAVIVHQHDPDHPALRATLRRLLRSRLRDAAAVADPAPTMDPLPAMASAMRALAVKDADHQLADLLQTLAA
- a CDS encoding cellulose binding domain-containing protein; its protein translation is MDNVHHEHASAGHPHDGTADSGFIDITDWGSFHGSNHNSEHNELVGGRTPITTEALVAYNGLRAFAGLEAVALEDVGRWAFAEGLTNNSQAWGNDLLGVGLWYAMQGAKVGWIADSTYQPQLLADLQRTARLGSSEAVMTMVREVSHDGFADFLISQGLQEAFINTLKMEPHYGGWMHGRTHGFLPIESGAIAHDINHLTVLGWDQNQPFMNDTFDWPQWPALEVSDNTVINYFQSMVALGAPLESNLDDLGTGAPTPPTQPEPDSPPPIEDSDSEVSEDEPWEDSNPESTTNPDPVTGVDVQVGGQLWWGGLTASLVVTNTSDQTVENWGVQFNSDHRFSGEAWGVSVDTQALDGGGYRYEISGLDWGQTLAAGQTIHVGFNALTGITDNVNIPLTEALLVADGSAVMLV
- the ylqF gene encoding ribosome biogenesis GTPase YlqF; the protein is MSSPPIQWYPGHIAKAEQQLRRNLDKVDLVIEVRDARIPLATGHPHLSRWIKGKQHLLVINRRDMVTADARLAWEAWFKAKGQRTVWCDAKAGTGVKQVQQAAIRAGDQLNERRRNRGMRPRPVRALTLGFPNVGKSALINRLVKQKVVASARRAGVTRTLRWVRLGQDLDLLDAPGVLPPRLDDQQAALHLALCDDIGQAAYDGELVAQAFLRQLRALEPAGASGVALSVLESRYGTALAGATDDPALWLEAVAERHTSSDTARMAQRLLDDFRKSALGSIALELPA
- a CDS encoding NAD(P)-dependent oxidoreductase — its product is MPASDLTPPASLACIGLGALGLPITANLQAAGYTLRVHTRSRTAETDSSLVGATRACTPAAAVLGCKALLLCVSDDAAVESVLWGEQGAGPALTPGSLVIDCSTISPATARAMADRLAKQGVQFIDAPVTGGTEGAHAGQLTVLCGGDVSDLERARPVLEVIGGSIHHFGAVGSGQQVKAINQVLVAGSYAAVAEAIALGQHLQLPMPAVVEALRHGAAGSWALEHRSSAMLNDHYPLGFKLALHHKDLSIALEEAEQAGLHLPITQAVQVQEQALMQAGFKDADVSVLRRSLPEV
- a CDS encoding RluA family pseudouridine synthase; the protein is MSPAWRRPPLPEESFTDGFGEGDGELVSLTYPKPLPMRLDRWLVSQRSEQSRARIQKFIDAGYVRVNGKTGKAKTPLRTGDEVQLWMPPPEPLPYLKPEPMELDVLFEDEHLIVINKPAGLTVHPAPGNKDGTLVNGLLHHCPDLPGISGKLRPGIVHRLDKDTTGCIVIAKSQEALVRLQVQIQKRIASRDYLAVVHGVPAGDSGTIVGAIGRHPADRKKYAVVSGENGRHACTHWRLQERLGDYSLLRFKLDTGRTHQIRVHCAHMNHPVVGDPTYSRCRKLPIELPGQALHAFQLGLDHPITRERMLFEAPVPPVMEKLLSVLRRRAA
- a CDS encoding universal stress protein → MFETVLFPIDQSRQALETAGKALELARSHSSRLVLLSVVQPERPEMHDHEAVAALLSQTRERFEQAGVACDEVEREGKPAFVICDVADELNVDVIVMGTRGVKLEAEAGSTAARVIQLAPCPVLVVP